gaggaagaggaggctgagGCCGGGGTCAAAGCGGATGTGGAGCACTCCTGCTTGCGAGTGACGGGAGGTGAGGGCGAGGAGGAGGGCGAGGAAGAGACGTGGCGTCCGTTCACCTCCTCTTTGACGCTGCTGCTCGTCCTTTTGTTGGTGCTGTTGAGGACGGCCTCCGCTAACCTCTTCACCGCCCGGCTCTCCAGCTTGGGCATGATCTTTGCCAAGTACGAGGACGACTTCTTGTGGACGACGGTGACGTGGCGCAGGACGTCACGCTTGCGGCGAGACTCGTAGCGACAGAGGGGACAGCGGTAGAACTTGATGAAGATGTCGTTGCCGTCCGTGTGCAGCTCGATGTGCTTCGTTAAGTTCTGACGCGAGCTGAACTGTCGCTTGCACAGTTTGCAGAAGAGCTGCTTGAAGTCGAAGCCCACTGacaatttggtcattttgccaGCGCCGCCGCCGGACATGTTGCTCCCACGAGAGGACGAGGACGACGATGAGGGTAAAGATGGCGTCATCTTGGGGCTCGACGGtggctcctcctccttcactttCAAAGCGTTCTGGACCACAGGAACTCCTTTAGTTGCCACGGTGCCGTCGCTAGGAGACGGGACCGGACTGCTGTCGATGTCCTCTTCGTCCTCGTCGTCCGAGGGCTCCACGGCTTCCTCCTTCACTCTGACGTTGTTGCTGGGAGCCACGGTATTGGTACTGttattgctgctgttgttaccgctgctgctgctgctgctggtaggGGTGGCTGCTGCAGTCGTCGGCGTCGGCGTGGGTGCAGACCTGTTACTTTTGATGCTGTATATCTTGTGGACGATACGCATGTGTCTCTTCAACATGAGctgaaatacacagaaacacatcaaaTGAAAATCAGTTGCTGACCTTCAACAGGTGGTGAGAGCAGTTGAGCGGGTGATTGGGACCACAATACCTCCCCTCAGAGACTTTTACATTGGCAgaattcagaggaaaaacacgggaatcaccagagacccctcacacccaggacactctctgttctcctccctcccctcaggtagatgTTACAGGACACTTAAAatcaaaaccaacagactcaaaaacagcttttatcccGAAGCTGTCAAATGTCTGCTCCCTCCCCCCTGAATGACAATATCACATACATACAAGTGCAATTCATATCATGTGCAATAATCGTGTGTAGAGCAGGTCTCTAACCACAAACCGTTTCcacactgtatatatataaatgtggggaattttcggctgaactacaggctgtgtgTACGCAGGGCAGGTATGGaagcatggaaacaaatctAAAATCTTTATAGTAAAGCATTTCTAGTGTGGAACGAccattgttttacagtgttactGACACAGGCAAtcatttggaaaactgtttatttttttatttttatgaatgcaaaaattaaggattttttttcagcttttttcaactttgttaaactgcacaaaaaacatttttaagttctctctacttctagccatagttttgctgtgaaaaataaccaaacattCACCAAAACCTGCTGGGTTTTCACAGCTTTAAAACACCAAAAGCTGCCAGTAGGTCCACACACCAACCTGAGAGCTGTAGTTCCTTTTGCAGAGCGTGCAGCGACATGAGGTGGAGTTGGCCTGTGGAGCGGCTGGGGGTTGAGTCTGAGGTTTGGCTTGGTTTTGGTTCGAAGGGGTTGCTTTAGAGTTCACAGGGGTGGTCTTGGAGCTGGGGGCTCGTGTCGGAGATGCGTTGCTGGTCTTCCTGGGAGGCGTGACTTCCAGCGTGAAGGGCTGGCCGGGCCGCGAGGCGATGCTGGGCGTGATGGCGTCCCTCCGCAGACCGCGATGCACCTCGTCGAAGTGCCGGCGTACGTTGGCTTTGGTGGCGAAGGTTTTGAGGCACACCGGGCAGGATTTCCCGGTGGGTGTGCTCAGAGTCCTCGGGCGACCTCCACCATCAAAAagaataattattatttcaaatgaTAGTTCaatttgaaaagcaaaaatgacatttaagttgacattaacaaaaaaagggcaaaaatgaTGATACTTTTAAGGTGAAAACAGGCTGACTGACAAAGAATTGTGTAGAGTTGACCTCACAGACTATATAGGGAAAGTACTAAATAATCTCAGCTAGATACGTAAagattaattgtttttatttgtttatatctTGCTTGCACAGAACTGAGAACTGTGACACTGATaactatgtttgtttttgtttacgaTGATTTGAGGCTCTGTTTCTTAGAAAGCCGACAATAGAACAACTCTAAACCAGCAAACTCATCAAAATGATTCAGTTCTGTGATAAACAAGTTAATAAAGTGCTGCTAAACAATGTCATTCACCCTCATGTTTTATCTCTGCAGCAACATATCATTTACCTAATAGAGGGTAAGTCAGGaagctgtaaataaaatatggattttgctctaaaaacattgaAGGTTGTGGAAAAGGACACAAGTTTTAATGAGTTTTTACTGGCCTTTTAAAGCCCGACATTTTAACTCATCACAGTATTAAAAGCACAGGTATAAATTACTAAGATTAATGACAGCTGGATTCCTTTCAGCTACTTGAAAACTTGAACAGAATGTAGTCATCTAGTGAGGACAGGTCAGTTTTTGACATTCAGAAATATGGTTTTGGCCATATGGAGGTTAATAAAAGTGCTTGAAAAGGTGCTTTTAATGTAACGACTGTGAGAAATATTTTACAATTCTGAACCCTTTACAAATaccattttcaatatttttccttcatgttATTTGTATGAACTCTTACCTTTCACCATGGAGAGCAGGCTTGTAGGAACTGTGCGCGTCTCCGTAAATTTTCTGAGCTCCTCCAGTTTTGTCTGGTGCATTTTGCGGCAGTGACGTCTGATGCTGCGACGTGAGTTGAAGTCTTGGCCGCACAGACAACAGGAGATTGTCACATCCTCAACCTGGATGGCAACAAGAGGAGGAAGATAGATTTACTCACCATCACAAAAGCTGGAAACTAGATCACTCCATACTGAATCATTATCATCATACCCCGCTGTTGGAGCCCTCGTCTTCAGGCTTTGACGGCTCCTCTTTAGCCTCCTCCTCGGGCTCCCATCTCCTCTGTCCCTGGTTGGGTCCAGGGCTGCTCTGGTTTTCTGCTCCACCTGGCTGGTTGGCCTGGTTGTTGTCCACACCCTCCACTGGTTCTCCTTCCCAAGCGACTGGACTCTCTCTGGCACTGCGAGGAACgacaatgaataaataaagcgCACTAAAGATGAAGTAGaagctctcagtccatcaggATAGGACCCACCTGGGTGTGTGTGAAGGGTATCTGGCCAGCTCCTCCTCTGTGGTGATGTACTGGAACACAGCCTTGGTGGTGGTTTGAATGGGCTCCAGTCGCACCACGTAGTCTGGCCGCTCGTTTCTGGGATAAATGGCGTCTAATAAATCCTTCATGGCTACACTCTGTCTGTCGTCACCCGATGAACCTGAAAAAGAACAATTTCCACCAcagaaagattttaaaaaactcaAAGTAACACAGATATTAGTGAAGAAAGTCATTAAAAAAGTAAGTGTGTATCCCTTGTTATGTGTATTATTGTACTCACAAAATGACTGTAAGAGATTCTGATCAATGCTATTGATTCATGTTAGTGGCTACTCAGATTTCAGTCTGTTTAAAAAGGCAGATCAGTTCACTTTTCTTGGAAATGCTTTAAAGCCCCAGAGACCCTGAACAAGCAACTTATCAAGCAACCTATGTAGGAGCTTATGTCAGCAAAATAACCAACGCTTCATTGCTATTTTACCTATGTCCAATGATTTGTGCTTTATCTTACAAGCtgttaaaacacaaataaaaaaccCAGATGAACACATGCAGTCGGTCAGTATTCAGCGAAGGCAAAGCAAGTTTATTTCTTTAGCAcccttcatgtccaagacaattcaaagtgctttgcaTGAAACATTAAGAGCATTACAGTGAGGTGCAGTAGTTAAAAGATATCATGCAGATTTCATGCACAGGCgcatgagaaaagaaatgtttttcacctggatttaaaagtgtctaCATTTGGTGAAAGTTTAATCTCCACTGGTAGTTTGTTCCACTTATTTGCAGcataacagctaaatgctgcttctccatgtttagtCTGGATTCTGGCCTGGACTAGCAGACCTGAGTCCTTGGATCTAAGAGCCCTGCTATGTTTGCATTCTCTGAACACATCACAGATGCATTCTGGGCCTAAACCGTTCTGGGATGGAATCTAGAGAAACTTGAGGAAAGATTTCAGTGAAGTGTATCAGCTACCTAATACAGAACACTTGTAATAATGGCATTTGCCTTAAGATTGTGGAAAAACACCCAAGTTTGCATTTACGGCTTCCACAGCTTCCACAACAGAGCCATATTTCACTGATAATAACACTAGAAAAGACACTAGAACTGAAATTGGATAATAGATGGTGACTCAAAATCAGTGCCGCTTAATACTGAAAAAAGGACACTATAGTAGTTTGGGACATTTCTCATAAGGTGCAATACGgtcaaaagcaaagaaaaccatttttttctctgaactGCATTCAGATCTGGTGTCGTACTCCTCATACAGGGTTTAGTGGTGCTCATTTAAATagtaaaacaaatgaattgTGTTGCCTTGTGTGGCGACAACAATTGCAAGACTGTTTTGGTCAGCATCATGCTTTCTATAGTGGAAATATTTCCATAAAACTGGTGCTGCATGTCGTTTCGCAAACAAATCTTTCTTTTCAGTGTTCCTTGACTGTTCCTTGTCAACAAATTCCAAATTTCTCTTATAGATCGGTCCTGAAAAACACGAGCTGTGCAAgctttcttttcaaaaaaagcTGTAGCATGATGTGTTTAAATCATTAGTCTTCCTTTGTGTTGCATCTTATGCAGCTTAACTGTTATCTTGATGCTGAAATGACATATCGTGCAGCTCTACCccatattttatgattttaattgGTGGAAAAATGGTCTCAATACACTATAGtataaacacaaacattcatttAGCTGTGACATCTTCATCTGACATATTGCAGTTTGGCCTAATGGGTGGTGAGATCATCCAATTAAAAAGAGAAACTAGGACCTTAACAAGTAAAGCTTCTGCATCAACAACAAATTAGTCCTGTTAAAATATCTTTGTCCAAAACACTGAACCCCCAACCTGCTCTCCTGTTGTTGCCAATTGCGCCCCGGCATCAGATAAAGGTGTCAAAATCTAAACGGACAAGATCATCTCACTGGCGTCGGCTCTCCTTCtcttcagtttatttttctgttactgAACAGGAAGGTAAAATGGAAAAACGACCAATGTGGTTCGAATTTAGATAGATTTTGGTGACTGATTATGTGCTGAATAGATGAgggaataaaacattttctgttctgaGCTTCCTTTTATagtgattaaccctcctgttgttctgcgggtcaaaactgacccattttaaagtttgaaaatgtggagaaaaatatattttcacagtgaaacttctgatgtccacattttcaacatttttgggaaatctttgaacattttttggtggaaaaaagaaatgttaaaaatgtttcttaagaacattcacaaaaaaaatcaaccaaaatccagcaaatttcgctggattttggttgattttttgtgaatgttcttcaagaaaatattagaagttttactgatacatatggaatcactttagatatttttaggatttttttggaagatttttactcattttttgaaaacatttacaagacttttcttgccaaatttggaggatttttttaaaaataaaacttttaagggaaacttctaaggaattatttgaattttcttcctgatggttttgcaaattttcagaaatttggggaattttttgctgaatttttgggggggttttggtgcctgtaaatgaggacaacaggagggttaaagtaatTTTGCCACTGTGGATCATCAATGTGGATACTCCTCTTTTAGCAAATGTGaaagtttatttaaaacaaagagatgagagaaaaagaggCAGTGAATTTCAGTCTCTTAAATGGCTCACAAACATCAGTGGAGGCTGTTGGGGCATGTGTGGATGGTGAAAGATGGAGCATTTCAAGGAAAAACCATTGTGTTTATCCACTAACCACAATTAATGCGGAGTCTCAGTGGTGAAAAAAGGCACCGATTATGTAATTTATCAAAATAATAACTGTTGGactcatgaaaaaaataaacttaattgAGACCAcatgcagatgaagatgaaactaCTCTTTCTTACAACAGCAATCATTACAGCGGAGAAAACGGAGCAAAATATAATTGACTGTGTTGAGATTGATTTCCTTTAAAGCAGAAGAGGAGAGCTGGGGAGCAGAGAAATTACTTGAAGGGTCTCTGAggcttcctcctcttcctgaaGTCTCCTTGCAATTCTAAGCAGCAAAGAGGAGAGACATGGACACATACTGCGGCTAATGAGAGCtagataaaacacaaacactgcgAGATCAAAGTCTCTTTTCTTAGTGATATGAGAGGAGAGCAGGGGAGAAGCTTACACTTTGAGGAAGGGAGATGATTGATGGGTGGAACGTGTGACGGTGTTCACAGACAGAGGAGATAATAGGAGAATAATGAGGAGGAGACAGATGGCGTTAAAGAGAGTGAAGGAGCCTTGGAGTGAAAGTAAAATGTGAAGACATCCGAGGACACGGTGGAGAAATCAACGATTCTGTGCGGACGAGTTTGTGAGTAAACAGAACTTAAGCTGAAGTTAAGCTTGATCCCACCTTCTTCAGGGAGTCACTCAGCATTTACAAAAGTTCAGGTCCCAGCTTGAACTGTTCTACTTGTTGATGTAAGTGTTGCgtttatggttgttgtgttttggattattcatgtttattgtgctttgATTTTAGAAGGGTGCATAACGACATGGGTTAATGGGTTAGCAAGACATCTTGAGCCTCAAGTCAGAGTTAtgttcagagtttgggattgaaatttcaccatttctttctcagaaaataaataaacatgttctCATGCTGGGCTCTGGTTTGCTGTTTTAAGCTAAAGTTTAAAGACCAAAATTGCAAAAtggattaaaaatacatttgctgGTATTTAATTAAAGGAAATATTCAATCAAGAATGTTAATTTTCCTGTAATTTGGCCAAAACTTACCCTTATAGTAAGTAAGTTATTTTCAATAAAAtcgtcctttttttttttttgaaaatgcacatttcacatttatCCTTATACTGTTTTTACTCACGTTTATTTcataaagcattaaaatatatataaataataaaagctgGGATTACAGACGTAAATGTTGGGCCACTAACCGTCGGGTTCGGGCAGCCGCGACAGGCAGTAGTACTCCTTATGTGTGATGAGGTTGGGCAGGCCTCTGAACAGACTGCGGCACAGTTTACACTCGAAGATGGTGTCCACCTCCCTCAGGAGCATGTGTTTGAGTTGGCTGGTGCCTGCAAGACAGCGTTGAATAACTTAATTGCGCTCAGAGATAATGTAATggacacatacagtacattgtAAAAAGTCATCACACTCCTAGTAAAGGGGGGAGTGTTACAAAGAAACCTCTCTGTGGCCTTTTTTTGACTGCAATCAGCGTTACATTACTGTTATGCTCCAGCTAGCAATCACTGAGACATGATGGCTGTGGTGCAATTTGCTCCACAAAAGCTTATTCATGCAATTTGAAGTCTTACAATTGTTAAAAAGGAGTCTGCAAAACTGTATTCTTTTGGTAAACTCGGTTACATGTAGAAAAAGTACATAGTAGATcgtaaaaaaacaagatttgttCCTAAATCTTTATGAAGAAAGCCAAAATAGCTAAAACCTACAAATTCTATGCATTTATACGATCTTACAGGGTTTCTACAGATATcaaccagtcaaatttaatgctttttaatggcattttaatgctatactgtaaaaaattttAAGGCCACGACCATGAACTCAACAAATAACACGGGcgtgggtttttttggttttttttttttgtaagagatgatttttacatgaaaactgtccctacatttcactatttctgaatctggAAACCACCCATGACCACCaacaggctgcagtcattctctgaaatccacgttttcagccatttttgctggaatttgtgtttccccatttcccagctctcctccacctggtccagcctgccaGCCACTTTAAtcctcctcttgtcttcatttacgggcaccaaaaaatactgttttcttgtctttaaaaaatccaaaaatttagcaataattccttaaaagtttcccttaaaggtgttatttaaaaaaaataatctcccaaatttggcaagaaaattcttgtaaatgttttcaaaaaatgagtaaaaatcttccaaaaaaaatcctaaaaacatctaaagtgattacatatatatcagtaaaatttctaatattttctttaagaacattcacaacaaaagttgatttttttgtgaatgttctgaagaaacattttttttttagcatttctttttttccaccaaaaaatattcaaaaatttcccaaaaatgttgaaaatgtggatatcagaaCATGCActgtgacaaaaatatttttttcccacattttcaaactttaaaatgggtcaatttgacccgcaggacaacatgagggttaaaaacatgCAGGTTTTGGTAAATGTACCCAACCGGCTGGAACAATTATCGCAATGGttcggcatgtttacgcagatgcacgTATCTGACGAATCACAGTCTATAATTATAtactattatattattattgtcaaatattttcttgaaaactgcagaaagaatttttaacgccactgagaatcaaatttaatgatttttaatgccatttaaggctttaatttttgtaaaatcaacTTAAttactattaatgctttttaatgccctgcagaaaccctgtctTATATCGTCGAtattggctaaaaaaaaaaaagagaagttaAACTGAGGAAGAGCTGAGAACTTTCAGTCAGTGTGAAATGCCTGCTGGTAAATTTGATAGTAGATTTGTCGAATCCAAGAATAATCTCTCCGGCCTTGTACGGGATTTCAAATGATGACAGTCTTTGTGTAAAGTGCTGCATTTGCATCGCCGCTGTCATCATCTTTGTCATCTTTTTCCATCACTGTCATCAGCCCGATGACTCAAGTGTTCTGTTTCACTTCAATTTGTCCGTATGGAAGCGCTCAGTGCACTGTTAGATATGTGACTCATATCCCCTCGCAGCGTGTAGCGGCATGTATTGTATGCTCTGGTGGACACTTTACTCCGTTTTGTGCATGTACATGTGCAAAAATCACTCTCGGTGACTCACACAGACATACCTGCAcactcaaacaaacacactctcacctgtcactttattttatctgatGCTGCTTTGCCACCGGCCCAGTTAGGATGCAACTGTGCTGTGTTGTGGCATGATTGTAGACTACAACAGCAGGGGGATAATCACTCTGACCCCAAAATATTACGGTGCTGTCTGGAAGCCATCACATCACATGTCCACACTCACGGACTCATACACTTTGTTcccagaaaacaaaacccttTCTGTGAATCTGCACATCCACAGAATTGGCCAAAATTTAAGGGAAATTGGCGacatatgggtcaatatataattgcaggactttttgtatcatagttgacatttttgctgttttcaggcctaaaatcaacctggctgcctataaccaaacaccacatgacatttttactgaaagattcttctaaatattatatatacaattgagtaaaattgaatttgaaagttatttataaagatattttagtAAACATGCAATAAATCGACAGATGACTTGGAAATGGCATCATGTGGAGCTATGTGGAGTTATTTAAATGACTGTATTTCTGGTGTCATAAATTGAACGTCCAACAGCTTCCTTCAGTTGAATTCAGACCAAACAGAGATTACTGGGTTGCAGCACCTCGATTATATATAAACGTATTTGTCCTGGACTCTACAAAATGTACATAAACCAAGAATTTATGGTGCTGGAAAGAAGTCTGCCAGGAAGTTTATCTGTGAGAGACAGATTGCTATTTTGGTTAATTATCGCATGTTTGTGgagttgtttgtattttcagtcaaacaTCTGCACTGGATTTACTGATGTTTGTGGCTTTCCTGACTCTTGGTAGTTTGTTAAAATGTATACACACAGAGTGATAAACTGAGCAGCTGATTAAACTGCAAATGAAACACGGGTCCAGATTGTCCCTGTTTAATTGGTGCCGTCACCATACTGTGTCCTGGGATTCCTCATTCTGTCATTTCAAGTCATCATGAACTCCCACACTCAACCACAACTACAGCTGTGACTTTAGTTGAGTCAGTGAGAGTTTTTAGAATTCAGGCTAAACTTAACATGGCTGGGTGATATGACGCTACAACGATTAGCCAATGAATACAGTATTGTTTGTCCGTCGACAGAACAGTAATCAGTACCTATTTTGATTCCTGATAATTAAcagaaatgactttttaaagcaaatatccGCTATTTCAGCTTCTCGTTGTAagtgatttgctgtttttggcCTTAATTTAACTGACAGCAAATGTTGATTATCAGAAACAATGATGagcattttcactgttttctgaaacATTATAGACCAAATAATTTACTGATTAATGGAGAAGATTATCagtgaaccctctgaaccccaagtagGTTGTTTGTTGCTTGTGGTGGGCTGTTTTTCCCTGCACCTCtctagaaacagcacaactatgagTAGAAACAGAGAGAATTGAATGTCATGAATCATAAATCATTCATTATTTACCAATAAACCGGAAATTAACAAGTCCAAACTGATATTACCAatccaagaaaaataaatgactaaacATACTTtcgatattttttttcttctgtggaaAAGTCGCaggatttttgtcatgtgactgttagtGAAAGCTAAATGAATCATGACTTCTCCATTGTGTCAAGAAGCgcagagttttattttttttgttcttttaaaatctaaatttggtgcaaacagtttatttttggcaacttTTGAAACGAAACAAGttgattaaaatgatttttgacaaaatatcacaatcttaagctttgatttggtgACGTTTGATTAAGCATTCTGACAGAACAGCATGTCAGATGAATACTTAAAGCACCTGTTTGGAAATCTGAAGACTcctcctgtttttacagtttgggattctgataaatgatgtaatttcagCGActgttttaaaagataacaCGTCTTTCAAGggggttttgaggttcagagagCTAATAcatgaaaaatttaaataattaattgcaACGTTAgattctaaaaatgtcatcacaaACTACAAACACTAACAACAGCTGAGCTACTGTGTGATTCTCTGCATATAGGAAAGAAATGCTGCTGCATCGCAGGGATTTGATCACAATTTCTTGTGGCACAGCACAATGAGAACAGTTGACACAGGCACAAAAGAAAGGAATAAAGCTATGACAGGAGACAGTGAATAAGAAAGGAACGAAGGACAAtaggaaaacacacagacacaaaccgGATCGGAAGCATTCAATTATCTGCTGAATCCCAGACTTGGAGGTCTGCAGAGGCTGCTGGAGCAGAGGAGGATCACCGGGCTCCACGCAGAGGCCtgcacagacagaaaaccagGAGACAGAGATGCATTTATCAGAGCGAGCATATAATTACATCAGAGTATGACAGGCTTTGAGAAATACAGC
This is a stretch of genomic DNA from Amphiprion ocellaris isolate individual 3 ecotype Okinawa chromosome 21, ASM2253959v1, whole genome shotgun sequence. It encodes these proteins:
- the znf800b gene encoding zinc finger protein 800b isoform X5 — encoded protein: MELHSDTQRPPQVQPRGGDQSSDQAPLQTSDSAEVLLETWDQREPPVDGQDPANGQSKPLWKPIPPLLPAPHRNANGRTRDQSCQTEELFLQTGACSQGLCVEPGDPPLLQQPLQTSKSGIQQIIECFRSGTSQLKHMLLREVDTIFECKLCRSLFRGLPNLITHKEYYCLSRLPEPDGSSGDDRQSVAMKDLLDAIYPRNERPDYVVRLEPIQTTTKAVFQYITTEEELARYPSHTPSARESPVAWEGEPVEGVDNNQANQPGGAENQSSPGPNQGQRRWEPEEEAKEEPSKPEDEGSNSGVEDVTISCCLCGQDFNSRRSIRRHCRKMHQTKLEELRKFTETRTVPTSLLSMVKDGGGRPRTLSTPTGKSCPVCLKTFATKANVRRHFDEVHRGLRRDAITPSIASRPGQPFTLEVTPPRKTSNASPTRAPSSKTTPVNSKATPSNQNQAKPQTQPPAAPQANSTSCRCTLCKRNYSSQLMLKRHMRIVHKIYSIKSNRSAPTPTPTTAAATPTSSSSSSGNNSSNNSTNTVAPSNNVRVKEEAVEPSDDEDEEDIDSSPVPSPSDGTVATKGVPVVQNALKVKEEEPPSSPKMTPSLPSSSSSSSRGSNMSGGGAGKMTKLSVGFDFKQLFCKLCKRQFSSRQNLTKHIELHTDGNDIFIKFYRCPLCRYESRRKRDVLRHVTVVHKKSSSYLAKIMPKLESRAVKRLAEAVLNSTNKRTSSSVKEEVNGRHVSSSPSSSPSPPVTRKQECSTSALTPASASSSSSLSSSSSSSVPPPAAATRKQQEISSPVFTPSPPITRKQERQQTHQHRPVSPPLTRRSEKHSHQRSSSSSTASSSSQTPHTRRHDTQSESSSTTSSTEVRVTKNFSLHACDQCGRAFAKKLYLESHKRSHRNAATAAASRRKGVSTRSKSLVW
- the znf800b gene encoding zinc finger protein 800b isoform X1, translated to MRPSSGHHTSTIARPLGCLVHTLRLVPPVAKKSMADRARSVRKAQAIGIEPKQAPKHQPRRLHIARAVHIFIKFPELCNRIPVERTAHPPLFTRHPPSDGYFCVRYLPNLDQSPRRRHRIRKICHLQITQCHLRHSPRPRTPMGGDGVANGDCVCMCVCVCVCADAAPAEREPIDTDSGGNNRRALSLSSSAPTRDSVSTRTIGAVYSGWLAFHRAAWDASQVYAGSDRVVQQASLGSMVKVQKSAGRKSSDCLRRQTGGQTEMELHSDTQRPPQVQPRGGDQSSDQAPLQTSDSAEVLLETWDQREPPVDGQDPANGQSKPLWKPIPPLLPAPHRNANGRTRDQSCQTEELFLQTGACSQGLCVEPGDPPLLQQPLQTSKSGIQQIIECFRSGTSQLKHMLLREVDTIFECKLCRSLFRGLPNLITHKEYYCLSRLPEPDGSSGDDRQSVAMKDLLDAIYPRNERPDYVVRLEPIQTTTKAVFQYITTEEELARYPSHTPSARESPVAWEGEPVEGVDNNQANQPGGAENQSSPGPNQGQRRWEPEEEAKEEPSKPEDEGSNSGVEDVTISCCLCGQDFNSRRSIRRHCRKMHQTKLEELRKFTETRTVPTSLLSMVKDGGGRPRTLSTPTGKSCPVCLKTFATKANVRRHFDEVHRGLRRDAITPSIASRPGQPFTLEVTPPRKTSNASPTRAPSSKTTPVNSKATPSNQNQAKPQTQPPAAPQANSTSCRCTLCKRNYSSQLMLKRHMRIVHKIYSIKSNRSAPTPTPTTAAATPTSSSSSSGNNSSNNSTNTVAPSNNVRVKEEAVEPSDDEDEEDIDSSPVPSPSDGTVATKGVPVVQNALKVKEEEPPSSPKMTPSLPSSSSSSSRGSNMSGGGAGKMTKLSVGFDFKQLFCKLCKRQFSSRQNLTKHIELHTDGNDIFIKFYRCPLCRYESRRKRDVLRHVTVVHKKSSSYLAKIMPKLESRAVKRLAEAVLNSTNKRTSSSVKEEVNGRHVSSSPSSSPSPPVTRKQECSTSALTPASASSSSSLSSSSSSSVPPPAAATRKQQEISSPVFTPSPPITRKQERQQTHQHRPVSPPLTRRSEKHSHQRSSSSSTASSSSQTPHTRRHDTQSESSSTTSSTEVRVTKNFSLHACDQCGRAFAKKLYLESHKRSHRNAATAAASRRKGVSTRSKSLVW
- the znf800b gene encoding zinc finger protein 800b isoform X4, translated to MVKVQKSAGRKSSDCLRRQTGGQTEMELHSDTQRPPQVQPRGGDQSSDQAPLQTSDSAEVLLETWDQREPPVDGQDPANGQSKPLWKPIPPLLPAPHRNANGRTRDQSCQTEELFLQTGACSQGLCVEPGDPPLLQQPLQTSKSGIQQIIECFRSGTSQLKHMLLREVDTIFECKLCRSLFRGLPNLITHKEYYCLSRLPEPDGSSGDDRQSVAMKDLLDAIYPRNERPDYVVRLEPIQTTTKAVFQYITTEEELARYPSHTPSARESPVAWEGEPVEGVDNNQANQPGGAENQSSPGPNQGQRRWEPEEEAKEEPSKPEDEGSNSGVEDVTISCCLCGQDFNSRRSIRRHCRKMHQTKLEELRKFTETRTVPTSLLSMVKDGGGRPRTLSTPTGKSCPVCLKTFATKANVRRHFDEVHRGLRRDAITPSIASRPGQPFTLEVTPPRKTSNASPTRAPSSKTTPVNSKATPSNQNQAKPQTQPPAAPQANSTSCRCTLCKRNYSSQLMLKRHMRIVHKIYSIKSNRSAPTPTPTTAAATPTSSSSSSGNNSSNNSTNTVAPSNNVRVKEEAVEPSDDEDEEDIDSSPVPSPSDGTVATKGVPVVQNALKVKEEEPPSSPKMTPSLPSSSSSSSRGSNMSGGGAGKMTKLSVGFDFKQLFCKLCKRQFSSRQNLTKHIELHTDGNDIFIKFYRCPLCRYESRRKRDVLRHVTVVHKKSSSYLAKIMPKLESRAVKRLAEAVLNSTNKRTSSSVKEEVNGRHVSSSPSSSPSPPVTRKQECSTSALTPASASSSSSLSSSSSSSVPPPAAATRKQQEISSPVFTPSPPITRKQERQQTHQHRPVSPPLTRRSEKHSHQRSSSSSTASSSSQTPHTRRHDTQSESSSTTSSTEVRVTKNFSLHACDQCGRAFAKKLYLESHKRSHRNAATAAASRRKGVSTRSKSLVW